GGCCAGGAAGTACAAATGTCATTACGCCAGTTGCGGGTGCTTATATTGAATCTAATCCACTGTTGGTGATATCTGGTCAAGTAAAGAGATCGGACTTAAATACAGGTGGCCTTTTGCGACAATCGGGCGTTCAAGAAGTGGATACCATGTCAATGGTTAAAAATATTACAAAATGTAGCATTTTGATTGATGATCCGCTGTCGATTAAATCTGATTTAGAGCGTTGTATTGCCTTGGCAATGACCCCACGATGTGGTCCAAGTTGGCTTGATGTGCCCTTGGATATTCAGGCATTTGTTTTGCCGGAGGATTATCCAGATATCGATTTCAAGCTCTTAATGGCTTCTTACGCAAATCAATCAACAGAATTTAATCCCGTGGAAATTATTTCCCAAATCCAAGCCTCAAAGAGGCCGCTCTTATTAGTGGGTCAGGGGGTTCGTGGCAAAGGAGATCGTCAACTCCTCAAGGCTTTTTCTGAGACATTTCAGATCCCTGTTATCTCTACCTTCCCTGCATTAGACTTATTTGAGTATGACCACCATCTGTACGTGGGCCGCCCAGGTGGCGTCTCCATGCGTTCAGCAAACTTTGCCGTACAAAATTGCGACCTATTAATTAGTGTGGGCTCAAGCTTAAATAATGTGATTACAGCATTTAATCCGAAAAACTTTGCCGCCGATGCAGCAAAAATATTGGTTGATATTGATCCTCATGAGATTGAGAAGCATGCCCTCACTCAGCTAACGCCTGTTGTTAGCGATGCGAAGAATTTTCTGAGGTCAGTCATGAAGAGTTACAGTGAGTCTGGCTCTATTCAGCGTCCCGATACGAGCGAATGGGTTGCTTTTACCGCATGGCTCAAAAATACTTACGCCAATGAATATCAACATTTCTTGAAAAAATCGAGTGAGCATATTTCTCACTATGAAGCAATTGATGTTTTATCTGATGTATTGCCAGTGGGTGCAAATATTGCCACCGGAAGCTCTGGTCTGGGTATCGAGGTTTTTTATGCATTCTTTAAAAATAAGTTGGATCAAAAAATTTCGATCACATCTGGCTTGGGTTCAATGGGATTTGGATTGTCTTCAGCAATAGGCGCCTCGCAAGCTCGACCAGGCTCACAAATATTCTGCGTTGAGGGTGATGGAAGTTTGCAAATGAACATACAAGAGCTAGCTGTAGTAGCAGGAGATCATCTTCCAATTACGCTAATCATATTCAATAACAGTGGATATGCTTCTATTCGGAATACGCAAATAAACTATTTTGAGAAACGCTTTATCGGTACAGGCGAGCAAAGTGGACTTCATATACCCGCGCTTAAAAAAATTGCAGAGGGCTATTCAATACCTTACCTATCTGCTAAAACCGTTCAAGATCTCACTATGCATCTAAAGCAGTCCATAGGCTCATTAAATCCTTTGATCATTGAGGTGTTCCTTGATCCAGATGAGAAGTTATTTCCAAAGGTGCAAGCTCATATTTCGGATGATGGAAAAATCACCTCAATGCCGATTGAAGATATGTCGCCACTTTTGCCGATTGAAGAGCTCAAGCTAGCGTTGAAATATGCGAATATTAAAAAAGAATCTTATGAGGCTAGAGGCCTCTCAAGTGAGGCCAAATAATGAAGCAAGCGGCGGAGCAATTCTCTGAGGAGCGGATAGCGCAGGAATGTATTTGTTGTGCTAGTAAGGCGCTCAATAAAGCATCGGCAATTGTCATGCCATTTATTGCAAAGCGTATCTGGGGGCATGACCCAGTTGAAATTACAGCCGCTTGGGGATTGCGCGATATTAAACCTGGTTTCGCTTATAGTTTATGTAATTCTATCCACTGCGGGAACTGTGGCGCACTCTTTTTGGATATTCGATTTACTGACCATGAGCTCGCTCTCTTGTATGAGGGCTATCGCGACGATTCTTACACTGCTTTGCGTGAGCTTTATGAGCCGGGATATGCCGAGAAAAATAAATTCTTTTCTGGGCGTTCGCCCTACATTAAGGGCATTGAAGAATTTTTATTGCAACGCATTTCTGTGCCTAACAAAATATTAGATTGGGGTGGAGATACAGGTATCAACACTCCTTTGCTCGGAACAGCCAAAGAGGTGCACGTTTTTGATATTTCAGGGATGCCCACTATTGAAGGTGTGAGAGCAGTCTCCCGTGATGAGATAAAAGAGAATAGCTATGATTTGATTATTTGCAGTCAAGTGCTTGAACATATTCCTTATCCTCAGAAACTTCTGCGAGATATTGTTTCGGCAATGTCTGATTCAACTATTTTGTATCTTGAAGTGCCTTACGAAGAGGTGATGAGAGAATTTGCAGGATCTCCAGATTTGGCTCAACGAAAAAGACATTGGCATGAGCATATTAATTTCTTTTCGCTAGACTCAATACGAAAACTCGTTGAAGGTGCGGGCCTAGAGTTGATTGAAATTGTCCCAAATGAGATTTCGTTAGGTTGGCGGACTGCAGTAGTTACCAGTGTTTTGTGCCGTAAAGTTCAGGATTAATACAACTTCCGACATGAAGCTATTCTTAACTGGTGGAACGGGGTTTTTTGGTAAGTCTATATTGCAGTATTTGCAATCTAACTACCTAACTCCAAATCAAGAGGCGGGTTTTGAGGTGGTGGTTTTGAGTCGAAATCCTCACTTATTTCTACAGCGTCATCCTGAATTTTTGGCTTGCTCTTGGTTAAGGTTGCATCGCGGTAATATTAATGATCCGCAGTCTCTTCCTTTAGGTGAAGAATTTACTGATGTTTTGCATGCGGCTGCCGACTCTTTAGATATTCCTGGATTTACTCCGCTCGATCGATTCGATCAAATCATCAATGGTACTCGAAACGTTTTGGATTTTGCTGTCCAAGCTAATACACAAAGATTTTTATTGACTAGTTCAGGTGGCGTATACGGACTACAGCCTGGAGATATGGCATCAATCTCCGAGACCTACTTGGGGATGCCAGACCCACTCAATGCTAATAATGTCTATGGTGTGGCTAAGCGACAAGCGGAGCTATTGTGTAGCATTTATGCTTCCCAATTCAATCTTGAAGTGAAGATAGCGAGATGCTTCGCATTTTTAGGCCCTGAGTTACCTTTAACTGCGCATTTTGCGATTGGTAATTTTATTAAGAATGCACTCTACGATAGGGAAATTATTGTTGCAGGCGATGGCACTCCATTGCGCACTTATCTTTATCAGGAGGATTTATCTAGATGGCTTTTAAGAATTTTAGAGAAAGGTCAGTCTGGCCATGCTTATAACGTAGGCTCAAATGAAGTTATTGCTCTAGGGGATTTGGCAAGGTTGGTAGGATCTATATTGGCACCCAGTAAGTCCGTGGTAATAAAAGGAACCCCTCAAGGCGTTGAACGAAATCGCTATATCCCTGACATCAGTAAAGCAAATCAAATGCTTGACTTGCGCCCCTCTTACACCTTGCGTCAAGCTATAGAGCTGACTGGTGATATTTTGCGCATGCGATCAGGTTTGATATGAGGCTGAATGAAAAAACACGTTACTTAATCGCAGGTGCTTCGAACAGCATCTTTGGTTATAGCATTGGTCTCATTCTTTATGAAAGTTTTTCTTTAAGATTTCACATCATTACCATTTCTATCGTTGCAAATATATTGGCAATCTCTGTTGCTTTTCTCACCCATAAATTATTCGTTTTTAGGACTCGAGGAAATTGGATATCCGAGTATTTGAAATGTTACCTTGTCTATGGGGGCACTGCAGTTTTAGGAACCACTTTAATTTGGTTGTCTGTCGATATTTTTAAATGGCCATTCTGGATTTCTCAAGGAGTTATCATGGCAGTGACAATGCTTTTCTCCTATTTTCTACATCGAATTTATACTTTTTCTCACGCCTCTAAATATCGAAGTGAATAATTAATATGTCAAAGCTGATTAGCATTCTTACACCTTGTTTTAATGAATCTGGAAATATTGAGGAGCTCTATTCTCGTATTTGCAGGTCTATTGATTCATTAACGCAATATGATTTTGAGATTATTTTTATTGATAATTCTAGCGAGGATGATACGGTTGAAATTCTTAAGAAAATGGCAGTCAAAGATCATCGAATTAAAATTATCGTCAATCAGAGAAATTTCGGATACCTCCGATCTCCCTATTGGGGAATGATGCAAACGCGGGGAATGGCGACGATTGCTATGTCATCAGATTTACAGGATCCACCTGAGTTGATCCCCGCATTTTTGGCTGAATGGGAGAGGGGTTGGAAAGTAGTGCTTGCTACCAAGCCGGTCAGTTATACAAATCCTTTGCTGCATTTTGTTAGAAGGCTGTATTACAAAATGCTAGATGGCATTTCAGACATTAAGTTGGTTCGAGATGCAACTGGATTTGGTTTATATGACAAGGAAGTGCTAGATCAAGTGCGGAATATTGCAGATCCTTACCCCTACTTAAGAGGGATGATTTGTGAATTTGGGTATCCAATTAAAACCCTTCCATTTGAGCAACCCCGAAGAAAGTCAGGCATATCAAAAAATAATTTTTATATATTGTTTGATTTGGCCATGCTGGGCATTGTTAGCCACTCCATGTTGCCCCTACGTTTAGCCACTTTTGTTGGCATAGGTTTTGGGGTATTCAGTTTTATAGTCGGAGCTTATTACCTGTTAATGAAGTTACTCTATTGGGATGCTTTTGTATTGGGGCTGGCGCCATTGGTAGTTGGTTTTTTCTTTGTTAGCAGCCTTTTGTTAATTTTTATTGGCCTGCTTGGCGAATATATTGGCTCGATTCATACTTATGTAAGAAATCGTCCAGTGGTGATTGAGAAAGAGCGGATTAACTTCTAGTAAGCTTTAAATAATAGGTGAACAGTTATACCGGTAGCCTACTTTTTATCTATACTCTGTTTGACTGGTAACAATCAGACTCCGAGATTGTTTGAAATAGCCGACATTCCTATTGGTGATGGCGTGAGGGTGCTAATTTCTGTTTTTGAGCCTAAAAATAGCCTGAAATACTGATGTTTTATCTAATCTGGGTCTTGAGCTTCATTTAATGCTTATATCTTTTGTACCCATTTTCACTTGATTGGGTAAGATCATCAAATATGAATAAATTGCTCTCAAAGTTCCTGATAACGGTATTATCGCTATCTATTCCCATTTCAAGTAGCGCCCAAATGTTCGGTAGTAGTGGAAGTGATGACAGTATGCTGGGGAGTATGGTGCCTAGGGCTGCAACTCAGTCGCCTGCTAGCCCTGTAATTGCAGGATCTGGTGGTGGCAATGCCAGTGCGGTAGATCGTGAGTCCTCTGATCTGAATAACCTAGAACCAATAAAGCAGGTTGCCCATTTGCCTCTACCTTGAGATAGCGGTAGCGAGGGTCGAGCTTAATCTCATCGATAGCGGTGTGGGGGTTGGCAAAAGCAAGCTTGAAGGTGTCATATACAAGCCCTTGCTTTTCACCTGCGCAGGCCGTAAGCAAAATAAGCAGGATTAAGCAGTGGAGTGCCAAACCTGCGTGGGCGAGAAGGCGCTGATGAATTTTCTCGCCAAATGGAATCATTATCGCTATGCAGTGCTATTTAAGTGGATGAATTTGAAGCGCTCCGGTAATCCCCCCATTAACCACCGCTCTCAGAATAGAGAAAATTCTACTTCTGATTACTTTGGTTCTAGGGGGCGATTACCCTGGCTGCTGTAGGTGCGCCTGTTGCTTGAGCAAAAACATTTTGCGCAAACAATGGTGAAAACGCGAGCGTTAAGCTAGCTACAGATGCTGTGAGTAATTTTGAGATTTGCATGTTTTGCTCCAAATAGAAGCTGGGGAGAGAAGGTATTTCTCTACAAGCCACAATACTATTAAAAAAATGGCTATTTGAGTCAAATTTATACTAAAAACTACAGGCAATTCCGATTTATTCTTAAGATAAATATCTATATAAATCATATAGATGGATAATATATCCTGATTATTGGTTGATATTTTAAATAATGGACGTGTTTTTATGTCCATTTACGGCGATTTATGGATATCTATGGCACCAAACTCAAGAATAGGTACTCACAGAAAACAATGAGGTGAACAACACCTTGCAGCAAGGTAGTTCTGCCAATTGCTAGGGTGAGGCCACCGATAAAGAAGGAAAGGTACATCAGCGTCATATTGAGGGAGCTGATTCCAAGGCTGATGGGCAAATCAAAGAGGATGGCAAATGCCGCGACGGTAGGAATAGTCAAGCCAATACTCGCTAGTGCTGAGCCTAAGGCTAAGTTTAGACTACTTTGTAAGCGGTTGGCTCTCGCTGCTCTTAGGGCCGCATAGCCTTCAGGCAGAAGAACAAGCATTGCAATAGCGATACCTACTACTGTTTTAGGAGCGCCAGCTGCTTTAACCCCAGCCTCAATGGCGGGGTTTAATGCTTCAGCTAGACCAACAACCACTACCAGAGATAGTAGTAATAGAAAAATACTCACAGCAGTTTTGAGGTTGCTAGGCTCATCTGCATGAATATCGCTGTCTGTCTTTTTATGTTCTGATTTGGGGAGGTAGTAGTCGCGATGGCTGACTGTCTGGAAGAATATAAAGGCACCATACAGGGCAAAAGAAGCAATGCCAGCAAAAGCCAATTGGCTTTTTGTAAAGTCTGGGCCTGGAGTGCTCACAGTCACCATCGGCATCACCAGAATAAAAGTTGCCAAAGCAGTAAGCACTGCTAGCGCAGAGTTTGTTCCTTCATTACGAAAAGACATTTCATGATGTTTAAAGCCACCCATAAAAATGCACAGCCCAATGACGCCATTCAGCACAATCATGACAGTAGCAAAGACAGCATCACGTGCAATAAATTGCGAGCCTTCATGACCAGCAAACATCATGGCAATAATGAGTGACACTTCAATAATGGTGACGCTAATAGCAAGCACCAATGTGCCGTATGGCTCCCCAGTCTTATGAGCAATCACCTCCGCATGATGAACTGCAGATAAGACTGCTCCAATCAAGGTAACAGCCATTAAGGCAATGAACCAGGTCTGGCTAAGTAGTGGGGCTAGAGAATGCATAAATAACAGAGTCTTTTATGGTGAGAAGTGCAATTGCTCGTTAATATAGGTAGTTACTAACTTAGCCTATTAAGGCGCTCTATTTTAAAGTGATTTAATTGCATTTATTTGAAGAACTTTGCTACCAACTTGATAAAGATCCATATGAAAGCCCTTATTCTGTTTGGCCATGGTGCCCGAGATAGTCGCTGGCGTGAGCCATTTGATCGTTTAGCTTCTCTATGGAAGTCTCAAAATCCAGACGTACGGGTGGAGTTGGCATTTTTGGAGCTAATGCAACCCAGTCTAGAGGAGGCAATTTCTTCGCTAGTATTAGTCGGTGCAACCGAGGTGGTAGTGGTGCCTGTCTTTTTTGGACAAGGCGGTCATTTACGCAATGACTTTCCAGTATTGCTCTCTAATTGCCAGGAGAAATTCCCGGCAATTAAATTAAGCGCTACGACGGCCGTTGGTGAAGATGAGGCTGTCTTGCAGGGCATTATCGATTTTGGAGTCAGAGCCCTGTAAGTCGATAGCTTTATT
The window above is part of the beta proteobacterium CB genome. Proteins encoded here:
- a CDS encoding Cobalamin (Vitamin B12) biosynthesis CbiX protein, whose translation is MKALILFGHGARDSRWREPFDRLASLWKSQNPDVRVELAFLELMQPSLEEAISSLVLVGATEVVVVPVFFGQGGHLRNDFPVLLSNCQEKFPAIKLSATTAVGEDEAVLQGIIDFGVRAL
- a CDS encoding glycosyl transferase family 2, translating into MSKLISILTPCFNESGNIEELYSRICRSIDSLTQYDFEIIFIDNSSEDDTVEILKKMAVKDHRIKIIVNQRNFGYLRSPYWGMMQTRGMATIAMSSDLQDPPELIPAFLAEWERGWKVVLATKPVSYTNPLLHFVRRLYYKMLDGISDIKLVRDATGFGLYDKEVLDQVRNIADPYPYLRGMICEFGYPIKTLPFEQPRRKSGISKNNFYILFDLAMLGIVSHSMLPLRLATFVGIGFGVFSFIVGAYYLLMKLLYWDAFVLGLAPLVVGFFFVSSLLLIFIGLLGEYIGSIHTYVRNRPVVIEKERINF
- a CDS encoding Sodium/calcium exchanger membrane region; this encodes MHSLAPLLSQTWFIALMAVTLIGAVLSAVHHAEVIAHKTGEPYGTLVLAISVTIIEVSLIIAMMFAGHEGSQFIARDAVFATVMIVLNGVIGLCIFMGGFKHHEMSFRNEGTNSALAVLTALATFILVMPMVTVSTPGPDFTKSQLAFAGIASFALYGAFIFFQTVSHRDYYLPKSEHKKTDSDIHADEPSNLKTAVSIFLLLLSLVVVVGLAEALNPAIEAGVKAAGAPKTVVGIAIAMLVLLPEGYAALRAARANRLQSSLNLALGSALASIGLTIPTVAAFAILFDLPISLGISSLNMTLMYLSFFIGGLTLAIGRTTLLQGVVHLIVFCEYLFLSLVP
- a CDS encoding NAD-dependent epimerase/dehydratase → MKLFLTGGTGFFGKSILQYLQSNYLTPNQEAGFEVVVLSRNPHLFLQRHPEFLACSWLRLHRGNINDPQSLPLGEEFTDVLHAAADSLDIPGFTPLDRFDQIINGTRNVLDFAVQANTQRFLLTSSGGVYGLQPGDMASISETYLGMPDPLNANNVYGVAKRQAELLCSIYASQFNLEVKIARCFAFLGPELPLTAHFAIGNFIKNALYDREIIVAGDGTPLRTYLYQEDLSRWLLRILEKGQSGHAYNVGSNEVIALGDLARLVGSILAPSKSVVIKGTPQGVERNRYIPDISKANQMLDLRPSYTLRQAIELTGDILRMRSGLI
- a CDS encoding Thiamine pyrophosphate protein TPP binding domain protein, yielding MRVADYIIKQLQNFGIDTVFLVPGGGAMYLDDAVASSGMRYTACLHEQATGISAEAYGRYHPCGLGVAIVTSGPGSTNVITPVAGAYIESNPLLVISGQVKRSDLNTGGLLRQSGVQEVDTMSMVKNITKCSILIDDPLSIKSDLERCIALAMTPRCGPSWLDVPLDIQAFVLPEDYPDIDFKLLMASYANQSTEFNPVEIISQIQASKRPLLLVGQGVRGKGDRQLLKAFSETFQIPVISTFPALDLFEYDHHLYVGRPGGVSMRSANFAVQNCDLLISVGSSLNNVITAFNPKNFAADAAKILVDIDPHEIEKHALTQLTPVVSDAKNFLRSVMKSYSESGSIQRPDTSEWVAFTAWLKNTYANEYQHFLKKSSEHISHYEAIDVLSDVLPVGANIATGSSGLGIEVFYAFFKNKLDQKISITSGLGSMGFGLSSAIGASQARPGSQIFCVEGDGSLQMNIQELAVVAGDHLPITLIIFNNSGYASIRNTQINYFEKRFIGTGEQSGLHIPALKKIAEGYSIPYLSAKTVQDLTMHLKQSIGSLNPLIIEVFLDPDEKLFPKVQAHISDDGKITSMPIEDMSPLLPIEELKLALKYANIKKESYEARGLSSEAK